CACCATCTGCATTCAGCGCTCGGATACATCACCCCCAATGAGAAAAGAACCGGCAAGGATTCCGAGCTGTTCAAGCGGAGAAACGCCACGATGGAAGCTGCTCGAAACTCTCATGCTGAACGATGGGGAAAGCGATCCGTCAGGAAGTGGACGCCATCTAATGTGGTGGTTCTGAATCCTGGTAAAAACTATGAAGGACAATCCTCTACCGAAGGTAAAAAATCTTCACAAAATATTTCAAAGAGCGCGTAATCTATGTTGACATAAAGCGATGGCAATCGTTATCTCCGCGATGGTGATATCAAGCGCTTACGTCTCATTGGAAATAGAAAATGGTTCAGAAGAATGGACCCCTCTCTCGGATTATCATGGGCCGAACACGAAAGATTTGTAGAATCAGGTCGGACCACCAAGCCAGGATGGGAATTTTTGCTCGATGATCGGAAAGATCACATCATTCGGTTACAGACACAGAGCAGAAACGACTATAAAGGTCCCGGTTTTATGCTTGAGCAACCGGAGTACCTTTATAACAATGGTGAACTGTATAATTTGTCTATTCCCGTAGGCACCCTCAATCGAGAAGAGCGATATAAAATCAACGAACATATCATACAAACCATAGTGATGCTTCAAACGCTGCCTTTCCCCGATGCACTAAAAAGAGTCCCTGAATTCGCGGGCACACATCACGAACGGCTTTCAGGGGATGGGTATCCCAGAATGCTTAAGGCTGATGATCTATCTATTCCTTCCCGAATAATGGCGATTGCCGATATCTTCGAAGCCTTGACAGCTGGCGACAGGCCGTATAAGAGAGCGAAGAAGATCTCGGAAGCCATCGAGATATTGTATCAATTCAAAAAGGACAATCACATCGATCCGGACCTGTTCAATCTTTTTCTTACGTCCGGGATTTTCAGGATCTATGCAGAACAGCATCTTCCCCCGGATCTCATTGACGAAGTGGATATTGAGCAGTATTTGGATTAATGATATTACACGTTATCTTTCGGAACCGCAGCTTCCGCGAACCTGGTAACCTGGCGTGAAGCAGTTCCGGGAGATGCCAGCGTTCCTGGCCCTCCCACACAGCCGCCTGGACATGCCATACTCTCTACAAGCTTAGGGCTGGTCTCGCCTTTTTTAATTATTTTTGCCGTCTCGACCATAGGCGTACAGCTGTCGGTTATGTTTTTAGCCAAATCCGGGAAAGAGGCGCGTGCCGCCATCACCCATGAGTGGCAGCAGGATGTAGCCAAAAAATCACCATGTCCGGCAGAATATGTTCCAGTCCGGCGTTACTTTATTGCCGAACTGTCCGGTAAAGGAAGGTGCTACAATTGCGTACAACTTCTGTCTCAGGGGCGTATCATTCTGGTAATGGCGTTTCGCGGACAGACAATTGAACAGGGATGGGCCATACAGGATTGACACTTATCGGTAAC
This is a stretch of genomic DNA from Sediminispirochaeta bajacaliforniensis DSM 16054. It encodes these proteins:
- a CDS encoding HD-GYP domain-containing protein is translated as MLDDRKDHIIRLQTQSRNDYKGPGFMLEQPEYLYNNGELYNLSIPVGTLNREERYKINEHIIQTIVMLQTLPFPDALKRVPEFAGTHHERLSGDGYPRMLKADDLSIPSRIMAIADIFEALTAGDRPYKRAKKISEAIEILYQFKKDNHIDPDLFNLFLTSGIFRIYAEQHLPPDLIDEVDIEQYLD
- a CDS encoding [Fe-Fe] hydrogenase large subunit C-terminal domain-containing protein, with product MATSCCHSWVMAARASFPDLAKNITDSCTPMVETAKIIKKGETSPKLVESMACPGGCVGGPGTLASPGTASRQVTRFAEAAVPKDNV